One Candidatus Manganitrophaceae bacterium DNA window includes the following coding sequences:
- a CDS encoding TonB C-terminal domain-containing protein gives MMNKMSVNRGQAAWGFPLEDSVRHRDGLPRMMAISVVIHLSFFALIMAGERWAIRESPLQSYQVSLVSPSVGISSPSITKIQGKRVRSAAGPASSKPRAVRVSRPARASKTPVKPVLPATGFAAPSKSGTTPSSSQTSSQEVVPRTSLKVPRNADDDPERLEEWWKKKVRSIKVPSKAAQSRAKRSLTPQKRTKKIEIKQKTPKIQIGRSLSPVFPAAQGEQERSASIDAGGNQSGLILPGEEGASDPVSSEGLIEGSSSAQPGPDSSGMIRHSGIIGGGGISGSAGVIGGGTGGTGNVGLQFPAYLQKMENKISGVWAPPPVSFQGEPANVTIQFNVLKNGHVERESIQVEKSSGDPFFDQAAMRAVYGADPFPPFPDFLSEDRLSIHFNFTMLENS, from the coding sequence TTGATGAATAAGATGTCGGTGAATAGGGGGCAAGCTGCCTGGGGATTCCCTCTGGAGGATAGTGTGCGTCACCGTGATGGCCTTCCTAGAATGATGGCGATCTCCGTTGTCATTCACCTCTCTTTTTTCGCACTCATTATGGCGGGGGAGCGTTGGGCCATTCGCGAATCTCCGCTTCAAAGCTACCAGGTGAGTCTTGTTTCTCCCAGCGTTGGGATCTCCTCGCCCTCAATTACCAAAATCCAGGGAAAGCGTGTTCGATCCGCCGCGGGTCCCGCGTCATCCAAACCTCGGGCGGTTCGGGTGTCGCGTCCTGCGCGTGCGTCTAAAACTCCTGTGAAACCGGTTCTCCCGGCGACTGGTTTTGCGGCCCCTTCCAAGTCCGGGACAACGCCTTCATCCTCCCAGACTTCGAGTCAGGAAGTTGTTCCGAGAACATCATTAAAGGTGCCTCGTAATGCGGACGATGATCCTGAACGCCTGGAAGAGTGGTGGAAGAAAAAAGTCAGATCGATCAAGGTCCCGTCCAAGGCGGCTCAAAGCCGGGCAAAGCGATCCTTGACCCCTCAAAAGAGGACGAAAAAAATAGAGATAAAACAAAAAACACCGAAGATTCAGATCGGCCGAAGTCTAAGCCCGGTCTTCCCGGCGGCACAAGGTGAGCAGGAGAGGTCTGCATCCATAGATGCCGGAGGAAATCAATCGGGTCTTATTCTTCCAGGCGAAGAAGGTGCATCCGATCCTGTTTCTTCTGAAGGTTTGATTGAGGGTTCATCTTCTGCTCAACCGGGCCCGGACTCGTCGGGCATGATAAGGCACTCTGGAATTATTGGAGGCGGTGGCATTAGTGGAAGCGCAGGTGTTATTGGAGGCGGAACGGGAGGGACAGGGAACGTCGGTCTTCAGTTTCCAGCTTATTTGCAAAAAATGGAGAATAAGATCAGCGGCGTGTGGGCGCCTCCTCCGGTTTCCTTTCAAGGGGAGCCTGCCAACGTAACCATTCAGTTTAATGTACTGAAAAATGGTCATGTGGAACGTGAGTCGATTCAAGTTGAAAAGAGCTCTGGAGATCCCTTTTTCGATCAGGCGGCGATGCGCGCCGTTTATGGAGCCGACCCCTTTCCCCCGTTTCCAGACTTCCTTTCGGAGGATCGCCTGAGCATCCATTTTAACTTTACCATGTTGGAGAATTCCTAG